In Arthrobacter sp. B3I9, the following are encoded in one genomic region:
- a CDS encoding Y-family DNA polymerase produces MSRSKSIALVDVNCFYASAERAFDPSLEGRPLVVLSNNDGCAVTRSPEAKALGIPVGEPWFKLAPRAKEWGLVARSSNYELYGDISSRVMELLGRYSAWLEIYSIDEAFLGVSGTPEELARLGRTMKDAVRRNVGVPVCVGIAGTKTLAKLANRWAKNNPAFDGVCHWDSVPAARREQLMAGLSVIELWGVAARLTNRLNGLGIHSILDLARADPVMIRDRFSVVLMRTVLELQGTPCIPLEEERSVRDQLIFSRSFSSPITHTAELRQVFAVYAQQASARLAKHGLQAKVLTAFAATSYYDRQGNSYPSICVALPMPTADPVLLARAAYALLPRVQDGVKYVRAGIMVTDLRPTGNQPPLELFKNPLEERGIGALLEEVGRRYGRESIGLGRAGMRGGPDWSMKRDMLSPRYTTHWDELPVVKAA; encoded by the coding sequence ATGTCTAGGAGTAAGAGCATCGCGCTGGTGGATGTGAACTGCTTTTATGCCAGCGCGGAACGTGCCTTCGACCCGTCGCTGGAGGGCCGCCCCCTCGTCGTCCTGTCGAACAACGACGGCTGCGCCGTCACCCGCTCCCCCGAAGCCAAGGCCCTGGGGATCCCTGTCGGGGAACCGTGGTTCAAGCTCGCGCCGCGCGCCAAGGAGTGGGGACTCGTGGCGCGCTCCAGCAACTACGAGCTGTATGGCGACATCAGCTCCAGGGTGATGGAGCTCCTCGGCCGCTACTCCGCCTGGCTGGAGATCTACAGCATCGACGAAGCGTTCCTGGGTGTCAGCGGCACGCCGGAAGAGCTCGCGCGGCTCGGGCGCACCATGAAGGATGCAGTCCGCCGGAATGTCGGGGTGCCTGTCTGCGTCGGCATCGCGGGGACCAAGACCCTCGCGAAGCTTGCCAACAGGTGGGCCAAGAACAATCCAGCCTTCGACGGCGTGTGCCACTGGGATTCCGTCCCCGCCGCACGCAGGGAGCAGCTCATGGCGGGCTTGTCAGTCATTGAGCTCTGGGGTGTCGCCGCCCGACTGACGAACCGCTTGAATGGGCTGGGCATCCATTCCATCCTCGATCTGGCCCGGGCGGACCCCGTCATGATCAGGGACCGTTTCTCGGTAGTGCTGATGCGCACGGTCCTGGAACTGCAAGGAACGCCCTGCATCCCGCTTGAAGAAGAACGGAGTGTCCGCGACCAGCTGATCTTCAGCCGGTCGTTCTCCTCCCCCATCACCCACACGGCCGAGCTTCGGCAGGTGTTTGCCGTGTACGCCCAGCAGGCGAGCGCCCGGCTCGCCAAACACGGCCTGCAGGCCAAGGTGCTGACCGCGTTCGCAGCGACGTCCTACTACGATCGGCAGGGCAACTCGTACCCCTCCATCTGCGTGGCGTTGCCCATGCCGACAGCCGATCCGGTCCTGCTTGCCCGGGCAGCCTACGCCCTGCTCCCGCGGGTACAGGACGGCGTGAAGTACGTCCGGGCCGGGATCATGGTCACCGATCTACGGCCCACCGGAAACCAGCCGCCCCTGGAACTTTTCAAAAATCCCCTGGAGGAGCGCGGTATTGGAGCCCTTCTGGAGGAGGTCGGCCGCAGATACGGCCGGGAGTCCATCGGGCTGGGCCGCGCCGGCATGCGGGGCGGACCGGACTGGAGCATGAAGCGGGACATGCTGTCCCCGCGTTACACCACGCACTGGGATGAGCTGCCTGTCGTCAAGGCCGCCTGA
- a CDS encoding BTAD domain-containing putative transcriptional regulator, translating to MENSAGPSPRISVRLFGNFEIQRNGATLTATDLGGCKPRHILEILLLNLGTPVSKTQLIDILWGASASEGAVATLESYVSGIRRAIQPGQTKTGPLRTANSGYVLDPQLVDLDLWEFRRLVRSAGQAAPADAYPLLLKALDLSSEPLLGFELAADWADEARTRHSAEKVAAQILAAETAVILDRADEAIRWVQAAIRSEPLNERAWTVLVTTYEQAGLPAEGLSAYDRCRRLFDRDLGCAPGPALQAAHLRLLRQRAEGNSELSEVLAALLYLGEPKRHVLPAAESRRLHENAGRVLDSFLQRMRAAI from the coding sequence GTGGAAAATTCAGCCGGACCTTCACCGAGAATTTCAGTCCGCCTTTTCGGAAACTTTGAGATACAGCGCAACGGGGCGACGCTCACCGCGACGGACCTGGGCGGCTGCAAGCCGCGGCACATCCTGGAAATACTGCTCCTGAATCTCGGCACGCCGGTCTCGAAAACGCAATTGATCGACATCCTCTGGGGTGCGAGCGCCAGCGAAGGCGCGGTGGCCACGCTGGAGAGCTATGTCAGCGGCATCCGCCGGGCCATCCAGCCCGGGCAGACCAAGACGGGCCCACTGCGCACTGCCAACAGCGGCTACGTTCTGGATCCCCAGCTGGTGGATCTCGATCTGTGGGAGTTCAGGCGGCTCGTGCGCAGCGCCGGCCAGGCCGCACCTGCCGACGCTTACCCGTTGCTGCTCAAGGCACTGGACCTCTCGTCAGAACCCCTGCTCGGATTCGAGCTCGCCGCCGACTGGGCTGACGAGGCGCGGACACGGCATTCAGCCGAAAAAGTTGCGGCCCAGATTCTTGCAGCAGAAACGGCGGTCATCCTGGACCGCGCGGACGAGGCGATCCGGTGGGTGCAAGCCGCCATCCGCTCGGAGCCGCTCAATGAGCGGGCCTGGACCGTCCTGGTGACCACCTACGAGCAGGCCGGCCTGCCGGCGGAGGGCCTGTCGGCATACGACCGGTGCCGCAGGCTATTTGACCGCGATCTGGGTTGTGCGCCGGGCCCCGCCTTGCAGGCCGCTCACCTCCGGCTCCTCCGTCAGCGCGCCGAAGGAAACTCCGAGCTGTCCGAGGTGCTTGCCGCGTTGCTCTACCTCGGCGAACCGAAGCGACACGTTCTGCCTGCTGCGGAGTCCCGGCGCTTGCATGAAAACGCCGGCAGGGTCCTGGACTCGTTCCTTCAGCGGATGCGTGCTGCCATCTGA
- a CDS encoding S1C family serine protease — protein MSRASGPEASDDPLDSYSATVVRVAETVTPHVAAIEMTGHGRSGRFRVGAGSAVLFTSDGFLVTNAHVVAGTQGGTAVFADGTRTTVDVVGADPLSDLAVVHGRTPTAAPAEFGDAETLRVGQLVIAVGNPLGLSGSVTAGVVSGLGRSIPVWSGRNRRMIEDVIQTDAALNPGSSGGALADARGRIVGINTAVAGAGLGLAVPVNATSRRIIASLLKDGRVRRAYLGLVNTPVQLQASAVVRTGHREGLLVVEVLTGSPAERAGLRAGDILLSVGDRPVANAESLQKLLFADAIGVPLELLLLRDGVEMRAVAVPEEMTDKN, from the coding sequence ATGAGCAGGGCCTCCGGCCCTGAGGCATCCGACGATCCACTGGATTCCTACTCGGCAACCGTTGTCCGGGTGGCTGAGACAGTCACTCCGCACGTCGCAGCGATCGAAATGACCGGCCACGGACGCAGCGGCCGCTTCCGGGTCGGGGCCGGTTCAGCTGTCCTGTTCACCTCCGACGGCTTCCTTGTGACCAACGCCCACGTAGTAGCGGGAACCCAGGGCGGAACCGCAGTGTTCGCCGACGGGACCCGCACCACGGTGGACGTCGTCGGCGCCGATCCGCTCTCGGATCTCGCGGTCGTCCATGGCAGGACACCCACCGCGGCGCCGGCAGAATTCGGCGACGCGGAGACGCTCCGGGTCGGCCAGCTGGTGATCGCCGTCGGCAACCCGCTCGGTTTGTCCGGATCGGTGACGGCCGGGGTGGTCAGCGGGCTGGGCCGCTCCATCCCGGTGTGGTCCGGTCGGAACCGACGCATGATCGAGGATGTCATCCAGACCGATGCCGCCCTGAATCCGGGCAGCTCCGGCGGCGCCCTCGCGGACGCCCGCGGCCGGATCGTCGGCATCAACACGGCGGTGGCGGGTGCCGGGCTGGGCCTGGCGGTACCCGTCAATGCCACCTCGCGCAGAATCATCGCCTCGCTGCTTAAGGACGGGCGGGTCAGACGTGCCTATCTCGGGCTGGTGAATACGCCTGTCCAGCTGCAGGCCAGCGCGGTGGTCCGCACCGGGCATCGGGAGGGCCTTCTGGTTGTGGAGGTGTTGACCGGATCGCCTGCCGAACGTGCCGGGCTCCGTGCCGGAGACATCCTCCTGAGCGTGGGCGACAGGCCCGTGGCTAACGCCGAGAGCCTGCAGAAGCTGCTGTTCGCCGACGCCATCGGGGTGCCGCTGGAGCTGTTGCTCCTGCGCGACGGCGTGGAGATGCGGGCGGTCGCCGTTCCGGAAGAGATGACGGACAAGAACTGA
- a CDS encoding HtaA domain-containing protein, producing the protein MTPATTSPDPQLPPGLGWGIKRSFIDYINSLPDASVSAIDGAARDDAGLFRFAPDRSEYDVESGTGILRFRGDARLSGHHGMMFVRLLDPWVVLTGGRGILSISTGEDAGQDRTAVAVLRAGAPVREADGSLTWSGVEVAITDEGSDLFDGQYAAGQPMDPLFIRVPAGAVP; encoded by the coding sequence GTGACTCCAGCGACAACTTCCCCCGATCCACAGCTACCGCCCGGCCTCGGCTGGGGCATAAAACGCAGCTTCATCGACTACATCAACAGCCTGCCGGACGCATCGGTATCGGCAATCGACGGCGCAGCCAGGGACGACGCCGGCCTATTCCGCTTTGCCCCCGACCGGTCGGAATACGACGTCGAAAGCGGCACCGGCATCCTGCGCTTCCGCGGAGACGCCCGGCTCTCCGGCCATCACGGGATGATGTTTGTCAGGTTGCTGGACCCGTGGGTCGTCCTCACGGGCGGCCGTGGAATCCTGTCGATCAGCACGGGTGAGGACGCCGGCCAGGACCGCACCGCGGTGGCAGTCCTGCGAGCCGGAGCACCCGTCCGGGAAGCGGACGGATCCCTGACCTGGTCCGGCGTCGAAGTAGCCATCACGGACGAAGGGTCCGATCTCTTTGATGGCCAATACGCAGCCGGGCAGCCGATGGACCCGCTGTTTATCCGCGTGCCGGCTGGTGCCGTCCCTTAG
- a CDS encoding cell wall metabolism sensor histidine kinase WalK, with amino-acid sequence MQHVPLHSAAAHPGRRRSRWGVRKRSTAAAVAVVAVALLAGGLVLLALLESTLTASTESAARQKTQDVVAQLAVDEDIEDAIEYVIATGHAGQYVQLINAAGTVIAGSEPRASSQPLSGLRPEPGFSLTQRVSSLPNIGNNDDFHVVVTGARVARQHVVVVVASSVQLQAETISTVASLMLGAAPPLLAVVAVSVWLLVGRSLRHVERIRGQVARINAERLDGRVDVPPTKDELEALALTMNTMLERLQASDSEQRRFVSDASHELRSPLATLSAGLEIAAADPTGTMWFQLKDDLTGETARMRYLVEDLLTLARTNDGGLTRQDADVDLDDVVGQEVRRLRAVSSHQVSADLTPVRIKGDARRLAQVLRNVLDNADRHALSLIRVSMHAADGAAVLTVDDDGAPVPAADRERVFERFVRLDESRSREGGGSGLGLAIAAGIMAAHHGSIRATETPGGECRFEMVLPLPAPPAQAPVTRGSVARPRK; translated from the coding sequence ATGCAACACGTCCCGCTCCATTCCGCGGCCGCCCACCCCGGGCGCCGCCGGAGCCGCTGGGGCGTGCGCAAGCGTTCCACTGCGGCCGCAGTCGCCGTGGTGGCCGTGGCGCTGCTCGCGGGCGGACTGGTCCTCCTGGCACTGCTGGAGTCGACCCTGACAGCGTCGACCGAGTCGGCCGCGCGGCAGAAGACGCAGGATGTTGTCGCCCAGTTGGCGGTGGACGAGGACATCGAGGACGCGATTGAATACGTGATAGCGACGGGGCACGCCGGTCAGTATGTGCAGCTGATTAACGCCGCGGGTACCGTCATCGCCGGGTCCGAGCCGAGGGCGTCCAGCCAGCCGCTGTCCGGGTTGCGTCCTGAGCCCGGCTTTTCGCTGACGCAGCGCGTCTCCAGCCTGCCAAATATCGGCAACAATGACGACTTCCACGTCGTAGTGACGGGAGCCCGGGTGGCCAGGCAGCACGTGGTTGTGGTTGTCGCGTCCTCCGTGCAGTTGCAGGCCGAGACCATCTCCACCGTTGCTTCGCTCATGCTGGGGGCCGCGCCGCCCCTCTTGGCGGTTGTGGCCGTGTCCGTCTGGCTCCTGGTCGGCCGATCGCTCCGGCACGTCGAAAGGATTCGCGGCCAGGTGGCGCGGATCAACGCCGAACGCCTCGACGGGCGGGTTGATGTGCCGCCCACCAAAGATGAGCTCGAGGCACTCGCGCTGACCATGAACACCATGCTTGAGCGCCTGCAGGCCTCGGACAGCGAACAGCGACGGTTTGTCTCCGACGCCAGCCACGAGCTGCGCAGTCCGCTGGCAACCCTGAGCGCCGGGCTGGAAATAGCGGCAGCGGATCCTACGGGGACGATGTGGTTCCAGTTGAAGGACGACCTCACCGGCGAAACAGCCCGGATGCGCTACCTCGTGGAGGATCTCCTCACCCTGGCCCGGACGAACGACGGCGGCCTGACCCGGCAGGACGCTGATGTGGACCTGGACGACGTCGTGGGCCAGGAGGTGCGCCGGCTGCGGGCGGTCAGCAGCCACCAGGTTTCCGCGGATCTGACCCCGGTGCGCATCAAGGGCGACGCGCGCCGTCTCGCGCAGGTGCTGCGGAATGTCCTGGACAACGCCGACCGGCATGCGCTCTCCCTGATCCGTGTCAGCATGCACGCAGCCGACGGCGCGGCTGTCCTCACCGTCGACGACGACGGCGCCCCGGTTCCGGCAGCGGACCGGGAGCGGGTGTTCGAGCGCTTTGTCCGCCTGGACGAAAGCCGGTCACGGGAGGGCGGGGGCAGCGGCCTTGGCCTGGCCATCGCCGCCGGCATCATGGCGGCGCATCACGGCTCCATCCGGGCGACGGAAACTCCCGGAGGCGAGTGCCGCTTCGAAATGGTCCTGCCGCTCCCGGCGCCTCCCGCCCAGGCGCCAGTCACGCGCGGGAGTGTGGCACGGCCGCGGAAGTAG